Sequence from the Fusobacterium periodonticum 1_1_41FAA genome:
TGGTCTACCATGACTTTTAAGTATAGCTCCACAAGATAAGATTATACCTTGAAATATACAAAGTCCTCCAACCATTTGAAAATAATATTTTCCTATGTTAACTAGTTCTGTTGGAAGATTCATTCTTTGAAGTAAACTTTTCCAAAAGAATAAATAAATTCCTCCTAAAATTAAACCTAATAGAATATTAAGAACAAGAGAAACACTTATAACCTGCTTGACTCTCTTGTAATCCTTTGCACCTAAAAACTGAGCTGTCAGTATAGAAGTTGCCATATTAATAAAACTAAATATAACGTTTTGAATATTTAGTAATTGAGTTATTCCACCTATTGCTCCTACTGCTTCATCACTATAATAACCAAGCATAATGGTGTCAATATTACCAACAATTGTTACTAATAACAATTCTAAAAATATTGGCATTGTTAAGGCGAACAATGTTTTTCTTCCAACATTACTACTATTGTTCATCTAAAGATCCTCCTAAAAAAATAAAATAATAAACGCTATTCTATAACATTTTTTTAAAATTGTCTAGTGAATTGTTCTAACAATACAAAATCCTATATCAACATCTTCAAATATTGCATTTTCAGTAGTACAAAAAAAATTTTGGCATAATTCTAAATTGCTAATCCAAGCTCCACCTTTTAATTTTCTATACACAATACCATCTTCTATACTTTCATCATCTGGCATATCATAGCACCATTCCCAAACATTTCCACTACAATCATAAAGTCCTAACTGATTAGCTTCTTTCAAGCCTACATTTTGAGTTCTTCCTTCTTTATTCTTAGCACCTGAATTTTCATAATACCAAGCTACTTCATCTATATTGTTGCTTCCTGAATATTTGTAATCAAATGTTCCTTCGTCAATAGCTTTTTGCCCTCCCCTTGCAAACCATTCCCATTCAGCTTCTGTTGGTAATCTAAAACCCTCTGTCTTTTTAAAATCTGATTTATCTTCTTCAACTATTTCTCCATCTAAGTGAATTATTTTTAAAATTCCTTTTTCTTCTTGACTTAGATCATAGACTGGTTTTAAATTATATTTTTCACTTAGTTTATTACAAAATTTTAGTACTTCCCACCAGTTAACAATTTCTACTGGTTTATTAACTCCTTTAAATCCTGATGGATTATATCCCATTATATTTTCCCACATAGATTGTGTAACTGGATATTTACATACTTCTAAATTAAAAACTTTCTTTTTATATTTTCCACCTCTAACAAAAATCATATATTCCTTTTGAAAATCTTCTAATTTTTTCATTCTTATTAATCCTCCTATAATAAAAAACTGTTGTAATTTATTTGCAACAAACTTTCTTATCTTTGCATTTCTATTATAAATTTTAATTCTAGCAGAAGAAAAAATTAATTCTATAATATTTTTTTAAAAAAGTCTAGTAAAAATTTTATAAGTGTGTAATATCTTTCACAAATTTGTGAAATAAAAAAAAGCTAGCAAAATATGAAAAAAAATTGTATTATTTATTAAATAAATATCTCTATTAATTATGTGTATATATTTTATTTTTTCTAAAATATTTTTCAAATTGTAAAAAAATAGTACACTTGTATTTTAAAGTATTGGAGGTAAAAATGCTAAAGAAACAGCATTTTGAAATATTAAAAATCATTGAAAATGAAAGAAAATTATCAAAAGTAGCAGAACTTCTAAATTTAACTGAAAGAAGTGTTCGTTATAAAATTGATGAAATCAATGAAGAGTTAGGTTCAAAGAAAATTGAAATAAAAAAAAGAGAATTCTTTTCTTCAGTGACTGAAAATGATATGGATAAGCTTTTTGAAAATATTGAAGAGAGTAATTATATCTATAGTCAAAAAGAAAGAGAAGAATTAATAATACTCTATACTTTAATGAAAAAAGATAACTTTTTATTAAAAGAATTAGCAGATAAATTAAGTACAAGTAAATCTACTATAAGAAATGATTTGAAAAATTTAAAGAAGATATTGTTAGAATATAATATTAAACTACTTCAAGATGATAAGTTGAAATATTATTTTGACTATTCTGAAGAAGATTATAGGTATTTTATAGCTGTTTATCTTTACAAGTATGTAAGTTTTGATAAAAAGTATGACAAAATATTTTTTGCAGATCTTAGTTATTTTAGAAAGATAATATACAAGGAAATTAAAGAAGAATATATAAATGAAATAGATTCTATTTCTAAAAGAATTAAAAAAGCCGAACTTGATTTTATGGATGAAACATTAAATATTTTAGTTATTTTAATGCTTATTTCAAAAAAAAGAGAAGAAAAAAATTCAAATTTAATTCTTGATAATATAGAGATTTTAGAAAAAAGAGAAGAGTACACTCAACTAAAGAAAAATTTTTCAGACTTTAGTAATACTAACCTACTTTTTTTTACAGATTATTTATTTAAAATTAGTAGAGATGAAAAAGATGTTTTTATAAAATTTAGAAATTGGTTAGATATCACTGTAGCTGTTATAAAAATAGTAAGAGCTTTCGAAATAGAAAGTAAGACTAATTTAAAAAATGTGGATGTCTTTTTAGATGAGATATTTTACTATATAAAGCCTTTAATTTTTAGAACTAAGAGAAAAATAAAACTTAAAAATTCTATACTAAGAGATGTAGAGAATTTATATCCATTGATATTTAATTTTTTGAAAAAGAATTTCTATTATTTGGAGGATATTATAGAAGAAAAAGTTTCTGAAGAAGAGATTGCATATTTAGTACTTTTTTTTCATAAAGCTCTGCAAAATAATAATAAAATGAATAAAAAGGCTGTCTTAGTAACCACTTATAAAGAAAATATAGCACTCTTCTTAAAAGAAGATATAGAAACTGAA
This genomic interval carries:
- a CDS encoding formylglycine-generating enzyme family protein, translating into MKKLEDFQKEYMIFVRGGKYKKKVFNLEVCKYPVTQSMWENIMGYNPSGFKGVNKPVEIVNWWEVLKFCNKLSEKYNLKPVYDLSQEEKGILKIIHLDGEIVEEDKSDFKKTEGFRLPTEAEWEWFARGGQKAIDEGTFDYKYSGSNNIDEVAWYYENSGAKNKEGRTQNVGLKEANQLGLYDCSGNVWEWCYDMPDDESIEDGIVYRKLKGGAWISNLELCQNFFCTTENAIFEDVDIGFCIVRTIH
- a CDS encoding BglG family transcription antiterminator, whose translation is MLKKQHFEILKIIENERKLSKVAELLNLTERSVRYKIDEINEELGSKKIEIKKREFFSSVTENDMDKLFENIEESNYIYSQKEREELIILYTLMKKDNFLLKELADKLSTSKSTIRNDLKNLKKILLEYNIKLLQDDKLKYYFDYSEEDYRYFIAVYLYKYVSFDKKYDKIFFADLSYFRKIIYKEIKEEYINEIDSISKRIKKAELDFMDETLNILVILMLISKKREEKNSNLILDNIEILEKREEYTQLKKNFSDFSNTNLLFFTDYLFKISRDEKDVFIKFRNWLDITVAVIKIVRAFEIESKTNLKNVDVFLDEIFYYIKPLIFRTKRKIKLKNSILRDVENLYPLIFNFLKKNFYYLEDIIEEKVSEEEIAYLVLFFHKALQNNNKMNKKAVLVTTYKENIALFLKEDIETEFLVDIDKILTLKNFEQIKDQLNDYDYILTTFNVEEDFMKEIKLAKVIELNPILTEKDIKKLEDSGLIKNKKIKMTNLLKVILENSSEVNVKNLIHNLDEAFPEKIYNDIDRNKFSIANFLKEENIFRTNLDSFEKILNKFFSSSFLQKNDINDIINKASNNNFYTYLGFKTAIIFHKFNTKKKQDGMIIAVNEKELYINSQKINTIILINSTCEIKFRGIIYNFVKLFFQNNDFNFDEQTDIYNFLITMDN